A single genomic interval of Saccharospirillum mangrovi harbors:
- the hisC gene encoding histidinol-phosphate transaminase, with the protein MSCDYRALAAAGIQTLKPYEPGKPIDELKRELGVSDVIKLASNESPLGLSPRVQDAIHRALPDIARYPDGNGFRLKQALAERHGLDMNQLTLGCGSNELFELLAKAFLGPGDEAVMSQYAFAVYPLVVQAAGAKPVVVPSRDWGHDLDAMADALTERTRLVFIANPNNPTGTWLSKGELKAFMTAVPENVLVVLDEAYAEYVDQENYPNGFKLQRRYPNLIVTRTFSKAYGLAGLRVGYGVANAEITDILNRVRQPFNLNSLALVAAETALADTARLQESLAVNAAGYEQLTSAFKRLELETIPSVTNFVSVHLGARAGAIHQALLRAGVIVRPLASYDMPEYLRISIGLEAENQRFLTALEAELVS; encoded by the coding sequence ATGAGTTGCGATTACAGGGCTTTGGCGGCGGCCGGCATTCAGACCCTCAAGCCGTACGAACCCGGTAAACCGATCGACGAACTCAAGCGCGAGCTGGGCGTCAGCGACGTCATCAAGCTGGCCAGTAACGAAAGCCCGTTGGGTTTGTCACCCCGCGTCCAGGACGCCATTCATCGCGCCTTACCAGACATTGCCCGCTATCCGGATGGCAACGGCTTCCGGCTGAAACAAGCGCTGGCTGAGCGCCACGGCCTGGACATGAACCAGCTGACTCTCGGCTGCGGTTCCAATGAATTGTTTGAGCTGCTTGCCAAGGCGTTTTTGGGTCCGGGCGATGAAGCGGTAATGAGCCAATACGCCTTTGCTGTTTATCCATTGGTGGTTCAGGCGGCCGGTGCCAAGCCTGTGGTCGTGCCATCGCGCGATTGGGGCCACGATCTCGATGCCATGGCCGACGCCCTGACCGAGCGCACCCGCCTGGTGTTTATCGCCAACCCCAACAACCCGACCGGAACCTGGCTGAGCAAAGGCGAACTCAAAGCCTTTATGACCGCTGTGCCGGAAAACGTGCTGGTGGTGTTGGATGAGGCCTATGCCGAATACGTCGATCAGGAAAACTACCCCAACGGTTTCAAGTTGCAGCGGCGCTATCCCAACCTGATTGTGACGCGCACCTTCTCCAAGGCTTATGGACTGGCCGGTCTGCGGGTCGGTTATGGCGTTGCTAACGCTGAGATTACCGACATCCTCAATCGCGTTCGGCAGCCGTTCAATCTGAATTCGCTGGCATTGGTCGCAGCCGAAACGGCGCTGGCGGATACCGCTCGGTTGCAGGAATCACTGGCCGTTAACGCAGCGGGCTACGAGCAACTGACCAGCGCGTTTAAGCGGCTGGAGTTGGAAACGATTCCGTCGGTGACCAATTTCGTGTCCGTGCATCTGGGCGCGCGTGCCGGGGCGATTCATCAAGCGCTGTTGCGAGCGGGTGTGATTGTTCGGCCGTTAGCCAGCTACGACATGCCGGAATACCTGCGCATATCCATCGGTCTGGAAGCGGAAAACC
- the pheA gene encoding prephenate dehydratase: MADQDSTPDPLDGLDLNALRERIDQLDSEILERISARAQCALKVAEVKLKESPDAVFYRPEREAQVLTRVMERNTGPLGNEDMARLFREIMSACLALEKPLEVAYLGPEGTFTQQAAVKHFGQWVKTKPMPAIDEVFREVEAGACKYGVVPVENSTEGVVNHTLDSFINSGLRICGEVELRIHHHLMVGPNTQPGKISRIYSHQQSLAQCRKWLDAHLPMAERVAVNSNAEAARRVHGEWNSAAIAGEMAAELYDLTVLETKIEDSPDNSTRFLIIGNEDVGMSGDDKTSIVVSMRNEPGALYHLLQPFNDHNVDMTRLETRPSPSGNWTYVFFIDFAGHLQDANVQQALVDIRTKAVEVKLLGSYPKAVL; encoded by the coding sequence ATGGCTGATCAGGACTCCACTCCAGACCCGCTCGACGGGCTCGATCTGAACGCGCTGCGTGAGCGCATCGATCAACTCGACAGCGAAATTCTTGAGCGCATTTCAGCGCGCGCCCAGTGCGCGTTGAAGGTCGCCGAAGTCAAACTCAAAGAATCACCGGACGCGGTGTTTTATAGACCTGAACGCGAAGCACAAGTGCTGACCCGAGTGATGGAACGCAACACAGGCCCGCTCGGCAACGAAGACATGGCGCGGTTGTTCCGCGAAATCATGTCGGCCTGTCTGGCGTTGGAAAAACCGCTGGAAGTGGCCTATCTCGGCCCGGAAGGCACCTTTACTCAGCAAGCGGCGGTCAAGCATTTTGGTCAGTGGGTGAAAACCAAGCCGATGCCGGCTATTGATGAAGTGTTCCGCGAAGTCGAAGCCGGCGCCTGCAAATACGGCGTCGTGCCGGTGGAGAATTCCACCGAAGGCGTGGTGAATCATACGCTGGATAGTTTTATCAATTCCGGTCTGCGCATCTGCGGCGAAGTTGAGTTGCGCATTCACCATCATTTGATGGTGGGGCCGAATACGCAGCCGGGAAAAATTTCTCGCATCTACAGTCATCAGCAGTCGCTGGCGCAATGTCGTAAATGGCTGGACGCCCATTTGCCAATGGCCGAACGTGTAGCGGTGAACTCCAATGCCGAAGCCGCGCGCCGTGTTCACGGCGAGTGGAACTCGGCAGCCATCGCTGGCGAGATGGCGGCTGAACTGTACGATCTGACCGTGCTGGAAACCAAGATCGAAGATTCGCCGGATAATTCGACGAGGTTTTTGATCATCGGCAACGAAGACGTCGGTATGTCTGGCGACGACAAGACCTCCATCGTTGTATCAATGCGCAACGAACCGGGCGCGCTTTACCATCTGCTGCAACCGTTTAACGACCACAACGTCGATATGACGCGGTTGGAGACTCGCCCATCGCCGTCGGGTAATTGGACCTATGTCTTCTTTATCGACTTTGCCGGTCACCTGCAGGATGCCAACGTGCAGCAGGCGTTGGTGGACATTCGTACCAAGGCGGTGGAAGTCAAGCTGCTTGGTTCTTATCCCAAAGCGGTGCTCTAA
- the serC gene encoding 3-phosphoserine/phosphohydroxythreonine transaminase yields the protein MTRGYNFCSGPAMLPTPVMEQAQAELPDWHGLGMSVMELSHRSDEFVAVSEHAEAKLRQLLEVPDDYAVLFLQGGATLQFSAIPMNLLGAGGAATFLDTGTWSSKAVKEAARYGEARVLASTEAEQYRRAVRANEFEVDPSAAYLHFTPNETIGGVEFDYVPSSGDVPLVADMSSCILSKPIQVSDYGLIYAGAQKNIGPAGLTLVIVRKSLLGKALPGTPTLLNYANQAEAGSMVNTPPTFAVYLAGLVFDWLEQQGGPSAMAALNAQKSALLYRTIDDSGFYRNPIAVEHRSRMNIPFILADETLNEVFLSEASAAGLYNLQGHRSVGGMRASIYNAMPLAGVQALVDFMKDFEQRHG from the coding sequence ATGACGCGCGGATACAATTTCTGCTCCGGCCCGGCCATGTTGCCAACGCCGGTGATGGAACAGGCGCAGGCAGAACTGCCTGATTGGCATGGTTTGGGTATGTCGGTCATGGAGCTGTCGCACCGATCCGACGAGTTTGTGGCGGTCTCTGAACATGCCGAAGCCAAATTGCGTCAGCTGCTGGAAGTACCAGACGACTACGCTGTTTTGTTTCTGCAAGGCGGTGCCACGTTGCAGTTTTCGGCCATCCCAATGAATCTGCTCGGTGCGGGCGGCGCGGCGACCTTTCTGGATACCGGCACCTGGTCGTCCAAGGCGGTCAAAGAAGCGGCGCGCTATGGTGAGGCGCGCGTGCTCGCCTCGACCGAAGCCGAGCAGTATCGCCGCGCCGTTCGGGCGAATGAGTTTGAAGTCGACCCGAGCGCGGCTTATCTGCATTTCACACCCAATGAAACCATTGGCGGCGTCGAATTCGATTACGTTCCCAGCAGCGGTGATGTACCGCTGGTTGCGGACATGTCGTCCTGCATTCTGTCCAAACCCATTCAGGTCTCTGACTACGGTCTGATCTACGCCGGTGCGCAGAAAAACATTGGTCCGGCAGGTTTGACGCTGGTCATCGTGCGCAAATCTTTGCTGGGCAAGGCATTGCCGGGCACACCGACGCTACTGAACTACGCCAATCAGGCCGAGGCCGGTTCGATGGTTAACACGCCACCGACCTTTGCAGTTTATCTGGCCGGTCTGGTGTTCGACTGGCTGGAACAGCAGGGCGGACCTTCGGCGATGGCAGCGCTCAATGCGCAAAAATCGGCGTTGCTGTATCGCACCATCGACGACAGCGGTTTTTATCGCAATCCGATTGCCGTAGAGCATCGTTCGCGCATGAATATTCCGTTTATTCTGGCGGACGAAACGTTGAACGAAGTTTTCCTCAGCGAAGCGTCGGCGGCCGGTCTTTATAATCTTCAGGGTCACCGCAGTGTGGGTGGCATGCGGGCCAGCATTTACAACGCCATGCCGTTGGCGGGTGTGCAGGCGCTGGTGGATTTCATGAAGGATTTCGAACAACGCCATGGCTGA